DNA sequence from the Cupriavidus sp. WKF15 genome:
GGTTTGCGCCTTCGCTACAATGGGCCGACAACAACGACCGCGAGAGAGACAGCCATGACCCGCCCGGCCCTTCCCATCAGCCGTTACCCGGTACCCGAACTGAAGGCGCTGCCCGACGACATCCGGCAGCGCATCCTCGAAGTCCAGGAAAAGGCCGGCTTCGCGCCCAACGTCTTCCTGACGCTGGCCCACCGGCCCGACGAGTTCCGCGCCTTCTTCGCCTATCACGACGCGCTGATGCTGAAGGACGGCGGCCTGACCAAGGGCGAGCGCGAGATGATCGTGGTGGCCACGTCGGCGGCCAACCAGTGCCTGTACTGCGTGGTCGCGCACGGCGCCATCCTGCGCATCTACGAGAAGAAGCCGCTGGTGGCCGACCAGGTCGCGGTGAACTACCTGAAAGCCGATATCCCGCCGCGCCAGCGAGCCATGCTCGATTTCGCGCTGAAGGTGTGCCAGGCCTCGCACGAGGTCGGCGACGCCGACTTTGCGGCGCTGCGCGAGCATGGCTTCAGCGACGAAGACGCGTGGGAC
Encoded proteins:
- a CDS encoding peroxidase-related enzyme, which translates into the protein MTRPALPISRYPVPELKALPDDIRQRILEVQEKAGFAPNVFLTLAHRPDEFRAFFAYHDALMLKDGGLTKGEREMIVVATSAANQCLYCVVAHGAILRIYEKKPLVADQVAVNYLKADIPPRQRAMLDFALKVCQASHEVGDADFAALREHGFSDEDAWDIAAITAFFGLSNRMANTISMRPNDEFFLMGRVPKSK